From the genome of Triticum aestivum cultivar Chinese Spring chromosome 1A, IWGSC CS RefSeq v2.1, whole genome shotgun sequence:
TATGCTATGTCAGTTTTTAAATTTCCAAAAGGGATCTGCAAATCTATTACTGATGAGATTGCATGATTTTGGTGTGGTGATAAGGAGGAGAAAAAGAAAATGcattggtttgcatggtggaagatgtgtgttcCAAAGAAAAAAGGTGGTATGGGCTTTAGGGACCTTCACAGTTTTAACCTTGCTATGTTAGCAAAACAGTGTTGGCGACTGCTCCAGaatccagactctttgtgtgcACGTGTTCTTAGTGCAAAATATTATCCCGACGGAAACATCCTGAATGCGGGACCGAAGAAGGGTTCTTCTTACACTTTGCAGAGCATTGTCTCAGGTATCCAAACCTTTAGACAGGGTTGCATTTGGTGTGTTGGCACGGGATCAAAAATCAACATTTGGCAAGATCCCTGGATACCATCAAGTGAAACTCGAAAAGTAATAACACCAAGGGGTGATACACTACTGGGAAAAGTTGAAGAATTAATTGATCCACACACTGGACAGTGGGACGTTGACCTTATTCAATCAGTTTTTTTGCCTGTGGATGTTCATCGAATCCTCCAAATACCTCTTCGGGTGGAAGTGTTAGAGGATTTTCTTGCATGGAGTGGTACTCGATCAGGGACGTTCTCTGTTCGGTCGGCCTATCACGTCGAATTTGAACATCAGTTCGGTCATCAATGGAATCGGCCGGAGGGTCAAGGCAGTTCCCAACTGAACACTATATAGAAACATATTTGGAGTCTTCATATCCCAGGTAAAGTGAAGCATTTCGTTTGGAAAGTGCTTAGGGGAGTACTGCCTTGTTTCGGAGTTCTTGCGGGACGTCATATCCCAACAAGTGGAGAGTGCCCAATTTGTCATGTTGGGTTTGAAGACATCCAACATTGTTTATTCACTTGCCCTCGTGCTATTGAAATTTGGTCTGAACTTGGTCTGGTAGATGTTATCACAAAGGCGGTTGCTGAAGACCGGTCTGGATCAGTCACCATGGAGATCATTGGTAGGGCTCAAGTTGCTGCAGGAGAGTTGCCGTTGCCCGAATTAGTTGCAGTTGCAGCCTGGTACATCTGGTGGCAGCGACGGCAATTAGTGAAGGGAGAAAATATTCTGGCCCCTAACCACACTACTACTGCTATTAAGGTTATCTGCACTAACTTTGTTAGAGCGACAACTCCTAAACAACCAGTTCGAAAACATGATCATATGTGGAAGAAACCAGTTAGAGGGGCAGTTAAAATAAATGTTGATGCCTCCTTTTGTGCTAAAAATTTATCTGAAGCTACAGGTGCTGTTGCACGCGATGACAGAGGTGATTTTATTGCAGCAACTAATTGGTTCATACCACATGTTAGTAATGTTGATGCAGCTGAAATAATTGCAGTTCGAAATGGAATGATTCTCGCAGAAAGGATTGGGTGTAATTCACTGATCATTGAATCTGATAGTACGGTTGCAGTGGAAGCCTTTAATCAACAAGAAACATACTTTGGTCCTGAGGCGGCTATCATCAGGGAGTGTAAGCAAATGGAGTTGGAATTTGCAAAGACTTCCTTTGTGCATTATTTTCGTGAAGCGAATGAGGTAGCAGATAGCCTAGCTAGAAATTCTCTTACCAGTAGATCTTCGGGATTTTGGGATAGTTCTATCCCGGACTTTATTTCTCCTCTTTTTGTAAATGACTTGTCTATTTTGTGAGGAATAAAGTCTATTCGCTGTCAAAAAAAAGAGGCCTTGTCGTTTGAAAGGGAAAAAATGGAGAGGGCTGAGATAGTTGGGCTTTCCATGACTAGGTCCATCCTGGCAAAGGCCCATCAGGTGTTGAGACATAGAAAAGTTCAGTGGAAGTGCAAGTACTTCAAAGTTCAAATGAACCAAACTAGCGTGCTATAAAAAATGTGAACCAAACTAGCTCATAAAGGCATCTCCAAGGGCGTACAACAAAATGCTTCTAGATGTTTAGACTGGACTGTCCGGACACTTTTAACAATTCAATAGATACATCAAAGGTCTATGGAGCAATCTGGGTGTCTGAATTCCTCTAAATCGATAACAAATGTAGAAATGGTTTGAAAGAGTTCGGACACACTACAGATAAGCCTTGGACCCACCATAAATCCACATTTTCCTCCTCCTCCCTTCTTTCTCATCTCTTCATTGGACGAGAGGTGAACATTTTGTGCACTAGATTGGATGGCAGCCCACCTATCTTCTGTCCGCGGACACGTCCGGACTACCCTTTTTGATGTacaccgttggagatgccctaagtcatGCAGGTGTACTCACCCtatttttatttacttcgcatattagctttgtctCGCGTTAAACTTTCTAAACTTTAACCAAGTTTGTAAAATAGgaatttaacattcacaataccaaatcaataccattagaatcAATTCAACATACTCCTTCGTACCATACTTTTTTTATTGTGAAGGTTTAGATTGGTTTTGATAAACTTGATCAAACATTATAAAATTAGACTTAGGTCAAACCTAATATATgtagtaaataaaaacggaggagtATTTTCATTAGCGCCGGTGTGTGCAGTCACGGAGTGTGACAGGATTACACACGTCCAGTACAGACCCTCACTGAAACAGCCAAACGTATATGTCCAGTGATCAGGGCGACAAAGTGAGGACAGACTTAGCCAAGCTGATGGACGCAACGAGTGGCACTCGGCACGCAAGTTGTGTGATACGTGGAGAGCCGAGAGCCCAACACGGAACCAGGGACAGGGGGCGTGCACTCACGCGCACGCCGAGCTTGTGCTGCCTCTGTGCCACCACTGTGCGCCACTGCGAGCCTCACCGCTGCTCCGGCGGCCCGGCCTATAAAACGTGGCCCTCGCCCCCTCGCTAGCAAAGGCAAAGGTTTCTTCCACATTTCCCCTGAGCAAAGAGAAGCAAATCACAAGAAAGCGAAGCAAATCGGCGGGATGGCCGGCCAAGCTAGGGCGTTCATGTGCGTGGCGCTCGTCGTCCTCCTGCTCCTCGTCGAGGTGATCACCTGATCCATGCCCTTAGAATCTTCCAGAGCACATGCATGCTACGTACGTTTTGGTTGCCTAGCTAAACTCGGTTCCTGTTCATTTTCCTCTTCCGCAGACCACCGCCCCGAGTGGACAAGCTCACGCCGTCGGTAAGcgcacacgcatgcatgcatggggtTCATTTGCCAATCCAGCCGACTTGATCAATCGGTACCAGACGACTGATATGTGATATCCTTCTAACTCTTACAACTATTTGCAGATTGCGGCAGCGCGTGCTCGTACCGGTGCAGCAAGTCGAGCCGGCCGAATTTGTGCAACAGGGCGTGCAACACGTGCTGCCGGCGATGCGACTGCGTGCCGCCCGGCACCGCCGGCAACGAGGACGTCTGCCCCTGCTACGCCCACATGACCACGCACGACGGCCGCCACAAGTGCCCATGATTCAACCGCCTTCTCGACGGCCGGTCGAGGCTAATGCATACTAGATCATGGCGTCTCAGTAAATATCCCATCAAGCTAGCTACAGCCAACGATAACTAGACTACCAGGGGCACGATCGATATGATATCATGTACTCAAGCTAGTGCTGCTGCCTATGTACCTTGTGCTCATCCATCCGTGATCGATCCATCGTGTAAGCATGTTTGCTATCTCGTTCTCACGCAGTGGTAATTGCCGTCAATTGCACTAAAACAATTAGTGCGTATGGTATTGAATTTATACTCCAGCCAACTCATGTAAAAGTCTGAACTGATGAAGAGAGGCGGACAATATATATCTACACCATTCTCCCTCACGTCTAGGCTTATTTACTCCTTAGACGTAGGATTTGTCTAGGCCGCATAATCGTTTTTTTAATACTGCGTTGGTAGGGTCTGATCACAAGACCTCTcggctctgataccatattgaattccTGCTTCAGTCAGTTTattcaaaagtccgaactgatgaagAAAGACGGATGATATATTTTAACACATGTTCATATGAGCATGTGTGTATTTGTGCGTTTTCGTGCACGTGTGTCGCGATGTGCTCATAGTCCTCGTCAAGTCTTTTGAGGGTGTTGTGGACGAGTTGTTCGTCGGTGATGGGAGCGTCGACCACCATCTTCTGCTTGTGGCAGTAGTCAGTGATGGAGCAGTCACCATGCTGGAGGTTGCGGAATTCTTTGCCGAGGTACATGGCGCGTGCCTTCTGGTAGTCGCGGAAGAGGGCGATGATGCTCGTTCAAACCAATGTAGTCTCCCCTTccatcaccagctcgaggatgtagAAGGAGATGGAGCCTTACAAGCAGCGAAGGATgatggcgtcgaggcggagccattCTTTGTCATTGGCTTGCGGGGCCTCCGTGTCGAGATGATCCGCGAGCTCGTACTGGGTGACACAACACGGAAGAAAGTGTGCCGCTTGCTGAAGTTTGGTGTGGTGAGGTCAAGGGCGACCGGGGTGATGGACTTGAAGTTATAGATCACTTGGACTTGAGCCTAGAGTAAGGGGAGTGGGTTGCGAGCATCGACCTTGGCATTGCCCATGTTCGAGACGTGAGATTGATGGGTGTGTGAGGTGGAGGAAGGATAAGGCGACGGCTAGGACAGAGTCGACGTGAGAGACGAGGCGGAAGCAATTATGGGAAGGGATCGAATAGATACCATGAAAGTTGGGAGCATCTATATGCCAGGTGCCTGAAATTTATTTAAATTCTAGTCACTTTTATTCTATGCCCTTAAGGCATCTCCAAGACGAACATGTAAACCTCCCGCAACCGGCTCGACAACGAAGCCGATCCAACGTCGACCTGTATCAATCTGCGGTGCGGTCCGGATGCGATTTCTCCGCAAATTGGAGACAAAAATGTGGGTGGTTTGCGGTAGTCCGGACACCCGAAACGTAGGACTCCGGCACCCCCAACCCATCAAATCCTCCCTCCCGGTCCCATTTCCTTCCACTCCGCCCCTTTCTCTTTTTGCTTTGCATCCGCACCCTCCACCTTCACTACCGCTGTTGTTCGTCTCCGGCCGCCACAGAGGCATTGTCGGACGTCCTCAACCAGCATCTACGCACCCGCTCACTGTTCCAACGGAGCTTTCCAGCATGATGATGTTTGTACCCAGGTACAGTCTGCCCCCTGTCGACGACCTCCATGGCGGACACCATGCCCAACAGGCgttcggtcaaatgccattgagcttattttcaaatgCTATGTCATTTTCTAGAGTACGAAGGATGGTGAGCTACTCGATCATGGAGGATGAGTTATTGTGCGATGCGTGGTTGGCTGCATCCGTGGATTTCATAGGCAGGAGCACATGTGAGTCCTTCTGGGGACAAGTGCATGAAAAGTTTCATGCACGAAAGCACATTACGCCCTACGACACGTATATCATTCAACCACTCAACGTGAGGTCATTGTCGTACCGCTGCATGCTATCGAGATCAAtgtcatcaagttttgcaacttGGTCAGTCATCTCaaggcaaggtggccattgcacgcGGGCATGGAGTAGATGGTAAGTTTTACTTCATCtttctcaacttgttgattgattcattcattcaatgttggtctacacattataTGTAACCCGTACGCGCCGCTGTGATGTACCACAGGACAGAGGGACGGCCATTTACGTGCACACACTGTTGGATGAagctagagggggggggggtatgtatggaacgacatgatccgttcatgaaaaacttgttggacatccgGGATCTAGTCGAATTAGAGGcattgttgtactagacttaatttGCATGTTATGTATGGATGATTTGTGTTACTTTCTATCCGAACTTTGATGAATATCAGTCGCTTTTTATGAAGTTCGGCTGGTTAGTTAAAATGCAGTTTGAAATATATAAGGCTAGCATTGTATGGCGTTCTCCCGCATCCATGTCCGCAGACTGCCGTTCCTGTTCACGAACGGATGCGGAAGAATTTTTACGGGTTGTCGTTAGAGATGCCTTTAAATTAATATCCAATGGACAAAGTCTGCGCTTCAGAGGAGCCGATAAGAGCCTTGTGAATTGTGATGGGCCCGTTTCTTGCCAGCATTGACGCACcatgcatccatccatccatgtagATGCCGGAAGAAGTGAATGAATGCAAGTTTTGCATCTCCGGTGATGCTACAACATGTACGAGCCTAGGCTCATCTTACTTTGTAATTCGTGATTGTGACTTGATTAGAAATAGTTCACAAACATAGCAGGTAATTACGCATATTGATTCGTGCCATGTACAAATCTCCATCTTCTTTAGCTTTGCACAAGATAAAAATAGTAGTTTTTCTGTTGTCAACAATATATTGTATAAttacaaaaaaaactaaaatatatGTATGCACGTAATATCTATGGTCATATCCAAAGCAGGCATGGCCATATCATACtcaaagaataaataaaaaaataaaaagaaaggggGACACATTTCTTTCTAAGGAAGAAAGAATTATCAAACTCAATCTAAGAAAGATAGAATCGCGAAAGCGATGCTACCtaaaagaaaaaaatggaaaaaacaacaacatttgttttaagaaagaatgaattaagaGAATTGGTATTACCTAAAAGAAGAAAAAAACTATGAAATGATAAAAAAATGGACGAAAACAAATTCAAAATGAAAATAGCATTTACCTTTTAGTACAACTTTTGATCATGAACAAAAACATAGTTTGACACATTTATTTCTAAGGAACAATGACTTATGGGAGGGGTTTAATCCTAATAAGAATGACAAGAAATTTAAAAAGAAAATTTATATTACAACTATGCCTAACATGAACACATTACAAATACTTATCGTCAAACTCGTTTCTTATATGCGGCTATTAGAATATACTAATAAATTGCACATAAATTACACAAAACTTTACACTCTTCCATGTTTTGCAAAACAAGAGGAGAGTAGTCAAATAATAATGATTATGATTTAAGTATATTAATTAATCATGAATTACATTTAAGTCCCTAAAAATTAAATAGTCACATGATTACAATAAACTATTATCGCCTATGcaaagaaaatccaaaaaataaATTGACTAAAGAACAAAAAAAGGTGAAACATTAGCACAAGCGAGAAAAGTAGATGCATTTTTTCACGCCGGTCACTTTTTTTTTACCAATAACAGAAGACATAGACAAAATTAACTAAAACAAAAGCTAAATATCATTTAAAATAGCTATTTTAATCTAAGTAAGATAGAATCATGAAAGTGGTGTTAtctaaaacagaagaaaaaaacaaaatgaaaataaaagaacatttgttctaagaaagaatgaattaaagGCATTGGTATCACCCTAAAAGAATAAAAAATGGAGAAAGGATAAAATATGaccaaaaaagaattaaaaaaaatgaaTCCACTTAGCTTTTTGTACAAAGTTAGGTTAGGAACAAAAGCAAAGAATAACACACTTATTTATATGGAAGATTGGTTTATGGGAGTTGTTTAATCCTAAAAAAGAATGACAAAAAATAAATATTATATTATACAACCATACCTAACATGAACAAGTTACAAATAATTATTGTCACACTCTTTTCTTATATGTGGCAGTTAGAATATATTGATAAAGTGCACATAAATAACACAAAGTTGCACTCTCTCTTATTGTGCAAAACAAACATAAAATAGTGGAACTTTATAATAATTATGATTTAAGCAGATTAGCTAAAAATAAATTTCATTTTAGGTCCCTAACACAAATTAAGTAGTCACATGATTACAAAAAGCAGTCTCCGCCTAAACAGAGAAAATACAACGGTCAAACATTGACTAAGCAAAATGAAGCATTAGCACACGAGAGAAAAATTAGAAGATCTTTTTGCACCAAGTCACTTTTTTACTAGCAAACAGAGACATATAAAAATACTAACCAAAAAGGGAATTTTATTTCAAATATAAATTTCAATGTAAGGAAGATGATCATGAAAGTGGTGTTACTtgaaaaaaatggaaaataaaaataaaacaaaatttattcgaaggaagaatgaattaagggcattggtattaccctaaaAAAGAAAGAATTTAAAAATGGCCAAAAAATTGCAAACAAAATCAATAGAAATTGTGTTGATCTGCAATATGCAAAAACAATCATATAATAGGATAACTTGCACGCATATATGTCGTGCCATACGTAGTGCTCAAACCACAAAATAACATGATTAGTCGTCTCACGACACGTCGAAACTGAATTGCATTCCGTATCATAGTGTCGCTCCCTCATTTTTCTCTCTCTTTCACTCGTGCATGCGCACACGCACTTATAGACATGCACGCACGCATGCGGCATGCGGACAGACACAGGCACAAATGTACTAGTGACAGCAACACTAGACAACACATTTAGCGCGCGCGTGAACACACGCACACAACATATACACATCCGTGCacgcatgcacacagcacacaaaATGGTACGTACACACACCCGCACGTTTGCATGCCTCCGCTGATTAATCATTTTCTAGGGGCACTCCGCTAATTAATCTCTTTTTTTCCGATATAGAGCCTTTGTACGTGGAGTAGCTTCGGCCCAGTATTGCTAGCCTAGCCAGTTACATGGACAGTGGGCTGTTCCAGGCCATAGTAAAAATTGACTGAAACAGAATACATTTTCAGGTGACCGATGAATAGCAAAAGCAATGAAAGTTTGGGAATAGACGACACAATCCTGACCTTCCTATTATCTCATATACATATATAACATATACACGAGATGTACAGGGAAACAAACGCAATTACAATCCTTCTTCATAATGGCCTGATTACGCTAATTGCGACAGGCCCAAAGTATGGGAAGGGATAACAGAATATCCTTGATCGCTGCTCCGGCCGCCCGGCCTATAAAACGTGGCCCTCGCCCCCTCGCTACCAAAGCCAAGAATTCCCACATTTCCCCTGAGAAAGAGAAGCAAATCGGCAGAGAGCGAAGCAAACCAGCCGGCGGTTCCTGGCCCCTCGCGATGGCCGGCAAAGCTAGGGTGCTCATGTGCGCGGCGCTCGTCGTCCTCCTGCTCCTTGTCGAGGTGATCACCTGATCCATGGCGCTAGCCTCTTCCACAGTACATGCATGCTATATATGGTTGCCTAGCTAAACTCTGAGCCTGTTCATTTTCCTCTTCCGCAGACCACCGCTCCCACTGGACAAGCTCACGCCGTCGGTAAGCACACTCGCATGCATGGGGTTCATCTGCTAGTCCGGCCGAGTTGATCGATCGGCAGATATATCTACGCTTCTAACTCTTACAACTATTTGCAGATTGCGGCAGCGCGTGCTCGTACCGGTGCAGCAAGTCGAGCCGGCCGAATCTGTGCAACAGGGCGTGCAACACGTGCTGCCGGCGATGCGACTGCGTGCCGCCCGGCACCGCCGGCAACGAGGGCGTCTgcccctgctacgccaacatgaccACGCACAACGGCCGCCACAAGTGCCCGTGATCCAACCGGCATCTCATCTCCACGGTCGATCGCGACAATAAATATCACATCAAGCTAGCTACGATCAATGACTACTAGCAGACTACCAGAGGCACGATCGATATGATATCATGTACTCAAACTAGcgcttgctacctatatatgtaccTTGTGCTCATCCATAATATTCGTGATCGATCCATCGTATAATCATATGTTCGCTATCTTATTCTCACCCATTCGCAAAGGCCGTGAATTGCTCTACGTACTAAAAAAAGTGGTGCGTATGTTCGTGTTTGCATGTGTGTATGCGCTACATGTGCTCAAGCgtatttttttcgataaagggcgattttattatctcaaatgtagcatcaagcagatacaaagcattatgagtaacacccggcctctgcataactaggatgcacacagcccaaTATGAAGGTCTGACAAAAAATTGATGAAAAAACCGAGAAATCGGCAACAGTAGAgccctatagaccgacactatgcctatgtcgaaggaggtggtggatcgatccgaaggttatgttgccacccatgttgggaaaaaacctccatagccacctgctccaatcgcATACAGACCGCCTTGAACAGCGGTTGGTCCTCCGGTCGTTGTAACATAGACCACATACGTAGCAATTGTGTACAGCGGAAAATAACCTGTAGAGGAGAAGCATTTCTTCCATTAAAAacaaaatcatttctacatagccaaagcaaccaaattaaggcatacgctcccacccttattagcgttttgaacctatttgaaataccgtccagccaatgaccaaaaatattggcaacatttatgggcggatacaaatttgacgctatttggatgactgaccacgtaaaacgcgcaaacttgcattggaaaaggaggtgtttgattgtctcatcatgagtacaaaaacaacacttcttactcccttgCCAATTGCGTCGTGCGAGATTGTCTTTGGTTAACACAACCcccctacgaagataccacatgaaaattTTCACTTTTAATGGAATCTTAGACttccaaattttcttgttattactcACTGGTACCTCAGAATATGTGAGCGCACGATACATAGAGTCTACAGTGAAagaccctgatgtagtaaggttccagcgaaacacatcccggccttgtgtcaggttaatcgaatccagtcgggataaaagattatgccatgacacaagtcgggggccaatcaaatcccgcctgaacGAAATATTCGGCGGGAATGAACCGAGCActtgcgcaatagtattattcttatcACGAACAATGTTGTATAAGCCTGGATATTGTTCTCGGAGACtagcattgcctagccagatgtcttcccaaaaACGAATCTCCGACCCATCCTTTATCgtgaaagacccaaagcgaaagagatgtttctttgccgccattaggccagcccaaagtGCGAATCGCCAGGTTTCCAAAATGCCTGGGACACCGACTTTTGacctagatacttgttgcgcagcatggtttgccaaacaccatcctcagtaagaagtttgaacaaccatttactgagTAGGGCCTCATTTTTGACCTGCAAGTCATGAATTCTGAGCCctccttggtctttcggcctacaaaccacgctccatttggccagcctgtattttttcttttcaccgtctccttgccaaaagaatctggatctaaaATAATCCAATCTTTTTaggaccccttttgggagttggaagaaagaaagcatatagagaaccatatttgtgaggacagagttaATCAAAACCAACCGTCCTCCAACTGAGAGTAGTTTTCCTTTCCAACTACTCAACCGTTTCTCTAGacgctcctctacatgcttccactccgcaatggtgagGCGTCGATAATGAATCGGTATTCCCAGATATTTAATCGGGAATTGACCATGTGCGCAACCAAATAGGTCAGCATAATCGGCCGCCGCCTCaacggcttctccaaagcagaacaattcgcttttatggAAGTTTATTTTGAGACCCGACATTTGTTCAAACGCTGAAAGCAAGAGTTTCAGGTTTCGAGCCTTGTCCAgatcatgttccataaaaagaattgtgtcatcggcgtattgtaaaatagagaggccaccatccacaaggtgtggcactactcctgcaatCTGGCCGTTCTGCTTGGCGCGCTCAATCAGAATCGCCAACATGTCAgcgacaatgttaaataacattggggacaTAGAGAAACCTTGCCGTAGTCCTTTTTTTGTCTGAAAGTAAtgacctacatcatcattgactttgatggccacactacctccagttacaaaattATGGATCCACTGGCGCCATTTATCGGAGAAACCTTTCATCCTTAGGGTCTGTTGAAGGAAAGACCACTTGACCTTGTCATAtgccttttcaaagtcaattttgaatATCACTATATATGATCTACAGTTTGTCtacaaatatataatgcagcaataagaaataaaaaaaaatagacCATAAACAAAGTGGACGTcagtttagatgtgacataactatgtcataatgtcacatctagatgtgtcgtAGACAGACCCAAT
Proteins encoded in this window:
- the LOC123148837 gene encoding cypmaclein — its product is MAGKARVLMCAALVVLLLLVETTAPTGQAHAVDCGSACSYRCSKSSRPNLCNRACNTCCRRCDCVPPGTAGNEGVCPCYANMTTHNGRHKCP
- the LOC123148772 gene encoding cypmaclein, which codes for MAGQARAFMCVALVVLLLLVETTAPSGQAHAVDCGSACSYRCSKSSRPNLCNRACNTCCRRCDCVPPGTAGNEDVCPCYAHMTTHDGRHKCP